The proteins below are encoded in one region of Rana temporaria chromosome 2, aRanTem1.1, whole genome shotgun sequence:
- the LOC120928485 gene encoding olfactory receptor 1361-like: MEKVNLTSGFTLLAFSDLHYNHGVLFSTLLVIYALTWTSNLLLISSIKLSAQLHTPMYFFLGNLSVVDISFSTMTVPKLLSCILRGGTSISFHGCFLQMYFFVLLGTTENFLLSVMAFDRYLAVCTPLHYVSLMNDKVMFMMNISCWVASCLHSILHTYILSQLKYCEDRLIHHFFCDVTSLLKLSCSNTSLAELLIYTEGSMVITIPFLLILISYVAIASAIVKIKTSSSRSKAFSSCSSHLMVICLFYGTIIFIYIRPSSDYSSQYDRIVSMAYTIITPMLNPFIYSLRNQDVKQAMKKLTTQCFSPS, translated from the coding sequence ATGGAAAAAGTAAATCTTACCTCCGGCTTTACTCTTCTGGCCTTCTCAGACCTTCACTACAACCACGGTGTTCTCTTCTCCACCCTTCTGGTCATATACGCCCTCACATGGACTTCTAACTTACTTTTAATAAGTTCTATTAAACTTTCTGCACAGTTGCACACACCAATGTACTTTTTCTTAGGGAACCTGTCAGTAGTGGACATCTCTTTCTCTACAATGACGGTTCCCAAGCTTCTGTCCTGCATTCTTCGAGGAGGAACCTCCATCTCCTTCCATGGCTGTTTCCTGCAGATGTACTTCTTTGTTCTTCTGGGCACCACTGAGAATTTTCTCCTGTCAGTCATGGCATTTGATCGATATTTAGCTGTTTGTACTCCCTTACACTACGTATCATTGATGAATGATAAGGTTATGTTCATGATGAATATCAGTTGCTGGGTGGCATCATGCCTACATTCAATATTGCACACTTATATTCTATCACAATTAAAATACTGTGAGGACAGACTGATCCACCACTTCTTCTGTGATGTGACATCACTTCTCAAGCTGTCCTGCTCCAATACTTCACTAGCTGAGCTCCTAATATACACCGAAGGTTCTATGGTTATTACTATTCCGTTCCTTTTGATACTTATTTCCTATGTGGCCATTGCTTCGGCTATAGTGAAAATAAAGACCAGCAGTAGCCGAAGCAAAGCCTTTTCCTCCTGTTCTTCTCATCTTATGGTCATATGTTTGTTCTATGGTACCATAATATTTATTTACATCCGCCCATCATCAGACTACTCCTCCCAGTATGATCGCATCGTTAGCATGGCTTACACTATCATTACTCCTATGTTAAATCCTTTTATTTACAGCCTAAGGAACCAAGATGTAAAACAGGCTATGAAGAAACTCACCACTCAATGCTTTTCTCCTAGCTAa
- the LOC120928486 gene encoding olfactory receptor 1361-like — translation MDTLNLTSGFILLSFSDLHYNHGVLFSTLLVIYALTWTANLLLISSIILSAQLHTPMYFFLGNLSVVDFSSSTVTVPKLLSCILRGGTSISFHGCFLQMYFFVLLGTNESLLLSVMAFDRYLAVCTPLRYVSLMNDRVMLMMNISCWVASSLNSLVHTYTLSQLKYCEDRLIHHFFCDVTSLIKLSCSSTSLAELLIYTEGSVPIVIPFLLILISYVRIASSIVKIKTSSSRSKAFSSCSSHLMVISLFYGTVIFIYIRPSSDYSSQYDRIVSMAYTIITPMLNPFIYSLRNQDVKQAMKKLTTQCFSPS, via the coding sequence ATGGATACATTAAATCTTACCTCCGGCTTTATCCTTCTGTCCTTCTCAGACCTTCACTACAACCACGGTGTTCTCTTCTCCACCCTTCTGGTCATATACGCCCTCACATGGACGGCTAACTTACTTTTAATAAGTTCTATTATACTTTCTGCACAGTTGCACACACCAATGTACTTTTTCTTAGGTAACTTGTCAGTAGTGGACTTCTCTTCTTCTACCGTGACGGTTCCCAAGCTTCTGTCCTGCATTCTTCGAGGAGGAACCTCCATCTCCTTCCATGGCTGTTTCCTGCAGATGTACTTCTTTGTTCTTCTGGGCACCAATGAAAGTCTTCTCTTGTCGGTCATGGCATTTGATCGATATTTAGCTGTTTGTACTCCATTACGCTACGTATCATTGATGAATGATAGAGTTATGCTCATGATGAATATCAGTTGCTGGGTGGCATCTTCTCTGAATTCATTAGTGCACACTTATACTCTATCACAATTAAAATACTGTGAGGACAGACTAATCCACCACTTCTTCTGTGATGTGACATCACTCATCAAACTCTCCTGCTCCAGTACTTCACTAGCTGAGCTCCTAATATATACCGAAGGTTCTGTGCCTATTGTTATTCCGTTCCTTTTGATACTTATTTCCTATGTGCGCATTGCATCTAGTATAGTGAAAATAAAGACCAGCAGTAGCCGAAGCAAAGCCTTTTCCTCCTGTTCTTCTCATCTCATGGTCATATCCTTGTTCTATGGCACTGTAATATTCATTTACATCCGCCCATCATCAGACTACTCCTCCCAGTATGATCGCATCGTTAGCATGGCTTACACGATCATTACTCCTATGTTAAATCCTTTTATTTACAGCCTAAGGAACCAAGATGTAAAACAGGCTATGAAGAAACTCACCACTCAATGCTTTTCTCCTAGCTAa